The following proteins come from a genomic window of Candidatus Methylomirabilota bacterium:
- a CDS encoding alpha-hydroxy acid oxidase — protein MIEPFVTLPEIHRAARARLPRTSYNFGAGGTETETTLRRNRRALRRLAIRQDILVDVRQIDLTTSLLGVPLSWPVVIAPMGGLVLFHPEGDAEMARGAAKGDTLQFLSGATGWSVEAVAAASPGLKMFQLYHMGDRAWVADLLARVEAAGYLCVCLTVDVQVYSRRERDIAARFTPREAMLKAPNPRPPDPDYPARLTWADVDWLRKTTRLPIGLKGIMTVRDAKRAVEAGVELIWVSNHGGRQLDATQASIDALPAVRDAVGDAASVVIDGGFARGTDVIKGVAWGADAVAIGRAALWGLAADGANGVACTMDILRRELRTSMALAGQTSIRGLTPDVVFRVD, from the coding sequence ATGATCGAGCCCTTCGTGACCTTGCCCGAGATCCACCGCGCCGCCCGGGCGCGCCTGCCGCGCACGTCGTACAACTTCGGCGCGGGCGGCACCGAGACCGAGACCACCCTGCGCCGCAACCGCCGCGCGCTTCGGCGGCTCGCGATCCGCCAGGACATCCTCGTGGACGTCCGCCAGATCGACCTGACCACGTCACTGCTCGGCGTGCCGCTGTCGTGGCCGGTGGTGATCGCCCCGATGGGCGGCCTCGTGCTGTTCCATCCCGAAGGCGACGCGGAGATGGCGCGGGGCGCCGCGAAGGGCGACACCCTGCAATTCCTGAGCGGGGCCACCGGCTGGTCGGTGGAAGCGGTGGCGGCGGCGAGTCCCGGGCTCAAGATGTTCCAGCTCTATCACATGGGCGACCGCGCGTGGGTCGCCGACCTGCTGGCCCGCGTCGAGGCCGCCGGCTATCTCTGCGTCTGCCTCACGGTGGACGTGCAGGTGTACAGCCGGCGCGAGCGCGACATCGCGGCGCGCTTCACCCCGCGCGAGGCCATGCTCAAGGCTCCGAATCCGCGGCCGCCCGATCCCGACTACCCGGCGCGCCTCACCTGGGCCGACGTGGATTGGCTGCGCAAGACCACCCGCCTGCCCATCGGGCTCAAGGGCATCATGACCGTCCGCGACGCCAAGCGCGCGGTCGAGGCCGGCGTCGAGCTGATCTGGGTCTCGAACCACGGCGGCCGTCAGCTCGACGCGACCCAGGCCAGCATCGACGCGCTGCCCGCGGTGCGCGACGCGGTCGGCGACGCGGCCAGCGTCGTCATCGACGGCGGCTTCGCACGTGGCACCGACGTGATCAAGGGCGTCGCGTGGGGCGCCGACGCGGTGGCGATCGGTCGCGCCGCGCTCTGGGGGCTCGCCGCCGACGGCGCGAACGGGGTGGCCTGCACCATGGACATCCTGCGGCGCGAGCTGCGCACGTCCATGGCGCTGGCCGGCCAGACGAGCATCCGTGGGCTCACCCCCGACGTGGTCTTCCGCGTGGACTGA
- a CDS encoding NIPSNAP family protein, giving the protein MLYELRTYHAMPGRLPDLNRRFAEITMDFFKKHDIQVVGFWTNELGGSSDQLIYILAYDSLADREKKWGGFFADKDRLARFAETEKNGPLVRRLTAQILRPTAYSPMQ; this is encoded by the coding sequence ATGCTGTACGAGCTCCGCACCTATCATGCCATGCCCGGCCGGCTGCCCGACCTGAACCGGCGCTTCGCCGAGATCACGATGGACTTCTTCAAGAAGCACGACATCCAGGTCGTCGGCTTCTGGACCAACGAGCTCGGCGGCTCGTCGGACCAGCTCATCTACATCCTCGCCTACGACAGTCTCGCGGACCGCGAGAAGAAATGGGGCGGCTTCTTCGCGGACAAGGACCGGCTCGCCAGGTTCGCGGAGACCGAGAAGAACGGCCCGCTGGTGCGCCGGCTCACCGCCCAGATCCTGAGGCCGACCGCCTACTCGCCGATGCAGTAG
- a CDS encoding DUF1499 domain-containing protein: MSGRLARVASLVVHVGLALTVLGALALLLAGLGSRWDWWDFRTGFVIFRFTLYAGLLVIVVVLIGLVLACLDRTGRTMLLSLVSVVLLVAVAAVPVSHLRGAGRVPPIHDITTDPDDPPRFVAVLPLRRNAPNSADHAGPALAAQQRAGYPDLAPARFAAPPAVVLERARQVARDLGWAVVATAPAEGRLEATDRTRWFGFRDDVVVRVRPDGAGSRVDVRSVSRVGRSDLGTNARRIERFLTALRSALAASR; encoded by the coding sequence GTGAGCGGTCGACTCGCCCGCGTCGCCTCCCTCGTCGTCCACGTCGGGCTCGCCCTGACCGTGCTCGGCGCGCTCGCGCTGCTGCTCGCAGGACTCGGCAGCCGCTGGGACTGGTGGGACTTCCGGACCGGCTTCGTGATCTTCCGCTTCACCTTGTACGCCGGGCTGCTCGTCATCGTGGTCGTGCTGATCGGCCTCGTGCTCGCGTGCCTGGACCGCACCGGCCGCACGATGCTGCTCTCGCTGGTGTCGGTGGTGCTGCTCGTCGCGGTCGCGGCGGTGCCGGTCAGCCACCTGCGCGGCGCCGGCCGCGTGCCGCCGATCCACGACATCACCACCGATCCCGACGACCCGCCCCGGTTCGTCGCGGTGCTGCCGCTGCGCCGGAACGCGCCGAACTCCGCGGACCACGCGGGCCCCGCGCTGGCCGCCCAGCAGCGGGCCGGCTATCCGGACCTCGCGCCCGCCCGCTTCGCCGCGCCGCCCGCGGTCGTGCTGGAGCGCGCCAGGCAGGTGGCCCGCGACCTCGGCTGGGCCGTCGTGGCGACCGCGCCCGCCGAGGGACGGCTCGAGGCGACGGATCGGACGCGCTGGTTCGGGTTCCGCGACGACGTGGTGGTGCGGGTGAGGCCCGACGGCGCGGGCAGCCGGGTGGACGTCCGGTCGGTCTCGCGGGTGGGCCGGAGCGACCTCGGCACCAACGCCCGCCGGATCGAGCGCTTCCTCACCGCCCTTCGGAGCGCGCTGGCCGCGTCCCGCTGA
- a CDS encoding mandelate racemase/muconate lactonizing enzyme family protein, whose protein sequence is MKITAVRATWLRAPIPAEHAHVSDFGRNDTFNMCLVEIETDAGLTGLGEAKAAVGNLGHYAAMVTLIREEMGPALIGRDPRDVTAIWETLYNGTRARYATREGRTFPTIGRRGLAMSAISGIDIACWDLLGRSAGQPVWRLLGGRYRDRVPAYASGGWAPVGAIGKQMIQYVERGHRAVKLRVGLQDKSVDDSAARVREVRETLGPEVGIMVDAHGTWSVRDAQRFARKVEDCDLGWLEEPVSAENLAGQAEVRASTDIPIAAGESEQTRFAFRDMIAARAVDICQPDVAIAGGITETQRIAALAAAHDLTVAPHLWGSAILFAAGLHLAIATPCVNLLEFSRGHNPLLNDLVEEAVAFEDGHVLAPTGPGLGLTLKRDFVERVAVRS, encoded by the coding sequence ATGAAGATCACCGCCGTCCGCGCCACCTGGCTCCGCGCGCCCATTCCCGCCGAGCACGCCCACGTCAGCGACTTCGGCCGCAACGACACCTTCAACATGTGCCTGGTGGAGATCGAGACCGACGCCGGGCTCACCGGCCTGGGCGAGGCGAAGGCCGCGGTGGGCAACCTGGGCCACTACGCGGCGATGGTGACGCTCATCCGCGAGGAGATGGGGCCGGCCCTGATCGGGCGCGATCCGCGCGACGTCACCGCGATCTGGGAGACGCTCTACAACGGCACGCGCGCCCGCTACGCCACGCGCGAGGGGCGCACGTTCCCCACCATCGGCCGCCGCGGGCTCGCGATGAGCGCGATCAGCGGCATCGACATCGCGTGCTGGGATTTGCTGGGGCGCTCGGCCGGCCAGCCGGTCTGGCGACTGCTCGGCGGGCGTTATCGCGACCGGGTGCCCGCCTACGCGAGCGGAGGCTGGGCGCCGGTGGGCGCGATCGGCAAGCAGATGATCCAGTACGTCGAGCGCGGCCACCGCGCGGTGAAGCTGCGGGTGGGACTTCAAGACAAGAGCGTGGACGACTCGGCGGCCCGCGTGCGCGAGGTGCGCGAGACCCTGGGCCCCGAGGTGGGCATCATGGTCGACGCCCACGGAACGTGGAGCGTGCGCGACGCCCAGCGCTTCGCCCGAAAAGTCGAGGACTGCGATCTGGGATGGCTCGAGGAGCCGGTGTCGGCGGAGAACCTGGCGGGGCAGGCCGAGGTGCGCGCGTCCACCGACATCCCGATCGCGGCGGGCGAGAGCGAGCAGACGCGCTTCGCCTTTCGCGACATGATCGCGGCGCGGGCGGTGGACATCTGCCAGCCCGACGTGGCCATCGCGGGCGGCATCACCGAGACGCAGCGCATCGCCGCGCTCGCGGCGGCCCACGATCTGACGGTGGCGCCCCACCTGTGGGGCTCGGCCATCCTCTTCGCGGCGGGCCTGCACCTGGCCATCGCCACGCCGTGCGTGAACCTGCTGGAGTTCTCGCGCGGGCACAACCCGCTGCTGAACGATCTGGTCGAGGAGGCGGTGGCCTTCGAGGACGGCCACGTGCTCGCCCCGACCGGTCCCGGGCTCGGGCTCACCCTCAAGCGGGACTTCGTGGAGCGCGTCGCGGTGCGCTCCTGA
- a CDS encoding UDP-N-acetylmuramate dehydrogenase: protein MVTPLEHAPLAPHCTLRIGGPARYLIEAADEATVAEAVGWAAARGVPVRVLGGGSNLVIADDGVDGLVLKIALRGISTREAAGAMEVTAAAGEPWDALVRHTVERGWAGLECLSGIPGLAGATPIQNVGAYGQEVADTLSAVRALDRERGSVVTLGPAECGFGYRDSRFKSGAPGRFVVLAVTYRLARGGAPNVRYADIARDLDSRGLARPSLAEVRETVLRIRRSKSMVLEPGDPNARSCGSFFLNPIVDASALSAIDARAVGLSMPRWPQPDGRVKLSAAWLIERAGFARGQAEGPVGLSTRHTLAIVCQDGARARDVAAFARRVRAGVEARFGVRLHPEPIFWGTLGLD, encoded by the coding sequence ATGGTCACCCCGCTCGAGCACGCGCCGCTGGCTCCGCACTGCACGCTGCGCATCGGCGGCCCCGCGCGCTACCTGATCGAGGCCGCCGACGAGGCCACCGTCGCCGAGGCCGTCGGCTGGGCGGCGGCCCGCGGCGTGCCGGTGCGCGTGCTCGGCGGCGGCTCGAACCTGGTGATCGCCGACGATGGCGTGGACGGCCTCGTGCTCAAGATCGCGCTGCGGGGGATCTCCACGCGCGAGGCGGCCGGCGCGATGGAGGTCACCGCGGCGGCGGGCGAGCCGTGGGATGCGCTGGTGCGTCACACGGTGGAGCGCGGCTGGGCCGGGCTCGAGTGCCTGAGCGGCATTCCCGGACTCGCGGGCGCGACCCCGATCCAGAACGTCGGCGCCTACGGGCAGGAGGTCGCCGACACGCTGAGCGCGGTGCGGGCGCTCGACCGCGAGCGCGGCTCGGTGGTCACGCTCGGGCCGGCCGAGTGCGGCTTCGGCTACCGCGACAGCCGGTTCAAGAGCGGCGCCCCCGGCCGGTTCGTCGTGCTCGCGGTGACCTACCGGCTCGCCCGGGGCGGCGCCCCGAACGTCCGCTACGCCGACATCGCGCGCGATCTCGACAGCCGCGGCCTCGCGCGGCCCTCGCTGGCCGAGGTGCGCGAGACGGTGCTGAGGATCCGCCGATCGAAGTCCATGGTGCTCGAGCCGGGCGATCCGAACGCGCGAAGCTGCGGCTCGTTCTTCCTGAACCCGATCGTGGACGCGTCGGCGCTGTCCGCCATCGACGCGCGCGCGGTCGGCCTCTCGATGCCGCGCTGGCCGCAGCCGGACGGCCGGGTGAAGCTCTCGGCGGCCTGGCTGATCGAGCGCGCCGGCTTCGCCCGGGGCCAGGCCGAGGGCCCGGTCGGCCTCTCGACGCGGCACACCCTCGCCATCGTGTGCCAGGACGGCGCCCGCGCGCGCGACGTGGCCGCCTTCGCGCGCCGCGTCCGCGCCGGAGTGGAGGCGCGCTTCGGCGTGCGGCTGCACCCCGAGCCGATCTTCTGGGGTACCCTCGGCCTCGACTGA
- a CDS encoding chromate transporter: MAELARLTWTFLWLSFLCVGGGLAVIPEMERQTVSVHQWLTAREFVDGYTLTQLTPGPNMLVAVFVGYRAHGLVGALLAGLAMFLPTSIVAIVVSHHWQRWRTRPWALLVERSLIPVGVGLMAGGVYTLARTAVHDGVTAALALATALAVSSDRVPPVLAILAAGGIGWLLTS, translated from the coding sequence ATGGCGGAGCTGGCGCGGCTCACCTGGACGTTCCTGTGGCTGAGCTTTCTGTGCGTCGGCGGCGGCCTCGCGGTCATCCCGGAGATGGAGCGGCAGACCGTCTCGGTGCACCAGTGGCTGACCGCGCGCGAATTCGTCGACGGCTACACGCTGACCCAGCTCACGCCGGGGCCCAACATGCTGGTCGCGGTCTTCGTCGGCTATCGCGCCCACGGGCTGGTGGGCGCCCTGCTCGCCGGTCTCGCCATGTTCCTGCCGACCTCGATCGTGGCCATCGTGGTCTCCCATCACTGGCAGCGGTGGCGCACGCGACCCTGGGCGCTCCTGGTCGAGCGCTCGCTCATCCCGGTGGGCGTGGGGCTGATGGCCGGTGGCGTGTACACGCTGGCGCGCACCGCGGTCCACGACGGCGTCACCGCCGCGCTGGCGCTGGCCACCGCCCTCGCGGTGAGCAGCGACCGCGTTCCGCCGGTGCTGGCGATCCTGGCCGCGGGCGGCATCGGCTGGCTCCTCACCTCGTAG